From a single Sphingobium sp. genomic region:
- a CDS encoding ABC transporter ATP-binding protein/permease yields the protein MTASANEGEGDDKASPKPDATFATLKRFLPYLWPKDMTALRVRIVIAMLLVLVSKGVQLSMGFVYGAAVDQMKPGLEDAVWLAIGLVVAYSGARFGGVLFDNIRNVVFERVGQDATRRLAEHTFAHLHRLSMRFHMNRRTGAVTKVIERGTKSIDIMLYFMLFNIAPTAIELTAVLVIFWIKFGFGLVVATIAMVTVYILFTQRVTDWRNKLREEMNELDTATVARSVDSLLNYETVKYFNAEDRESEYYAKVAHRYAEAAVKSENSLAWLNIGQSLITNLMMAGAMGYSVWGWSQGKFSTGDVVLVNTLLAQLFRPLDMLGMVYRTIRQGLIDMAAMFDLIDTEAEIVDKPGAVALNVSGGELHFENVTFGYDKDRQILNGLTLTVPPGKTLAVVGPSGAGKSTIARLLYRFYDVTGGRITIDGQDLRDVTQASLRSHIGIVPQDTVLFNDSIGYNIGYGREGADQRDIEDAARGAQIHHFIAAQPRQYETQVGERGLKLSGGEKQRVAIARTLVKNPPILILDEATSALDSRTEAEILDTLDAVAKARTTIVIAHRLSTVVDADEIVVLDAGRIAERGTHADLLASNGLYAEMWTRQQAEKEAEPEAAA from the coding sequence ATGACGGCAAGCGCAAACGAGGGCGAGGGGGACGATAAGGCTTCGCCCAAGCCTGACGCGACATTTGCGACGTTGAAGCGGTTTCTGCCCTATCTTTGGCCAAAGGACATGACGGCGCTTCGCGTGCGGATCGTCATCGCGATGCTGCTGGTGCTCGTGTCCAAGGGTGTTCAGCTCTCCATGGGCTTCGTCTATGGCGCGGCCGTCGACCAGATGAAACCAGGGCTGGAAGACGCGGTCTGGCTCGCAATCGGGCTGGTGGTCGCCTATTCCGGCGCGCGATTCGGCGGCGTGTTGTTCGATAACATCCGCAATGTGGTGTTCGAACGCGTCGGACAGGATGCGACCCGCCGGCTGGCCGAACATACCTTTGCCCACCTGCACCGCCTGTCGATGCGATTCCATATGAACCGCCGTACCGGGGCTGTTACCAAGGTGATCGAACGCGGCACCAAGAGCATCGACATCATGCTCTATTTCATGCTGTTCAATATCGCCCCGACGGCGATCGAACTGACCGCTGTGCTGGTAATCTTCTGGATCAAGTTCGGCTTTGGCTTAGTCGTCGCGACGATCGCCATGGTGACCGTCTATATCCTCTTCACCCAAAGAGTGACCGACTGGCGCAACAAGCTGCGCGAGGAAATGAATGAGCTGGATACGGCAACGGTCGCGCGCTCGGTCGACAGCCTGCTAAACTATGAAACCGTCAAATATTTCAACGCCGAGGATCGCGAGTCGGAATATTATGCAAAGGTCGCGCACCGCTATGCCGAGGCAGCGGTCAAATCGGAAAACTCGCTCGCCTGGTTAAACATAGGCCAGTCACTGATTACCAATTTGATGATGGCGGGCGCAATGGGCTATTCGGTTTGGGGCTGGTCGCAGGGCAAATTCTCGACCGGTGACGTTGTGCTCGTCAACACCCTGCTCGCCCAGCTTTTCCGTCCGCTCGATATGCTCGGCATGGTCTATCGCACGATCCGCCAAGGACTGATCGACATGGCCGCAATGTTCGACCTGATCGATACCGAGGCTGAAATCGTCGACAAGCCCGGCGCAGTTGCCCTGAATGTGAGCGGCGGTGAACTGCATTTTGAAAATGTCACCTTTGGCTATGACAAGGATCGGCAGATCCTGAATGGACTGACGCTGACCGTGCCGCCGGGCAAAACACTTGCCGTTGTGGGCCCGTCCGGTGCCGGGAAATCGACGATCGCGCGGCTGCTTTACCGCTTCTACGACGTGACCGGCGGCCGGATCACGATCGACGGGCAGGATTTGCGCGACGTGACGCAAGCTTCGCTGCGATCGCATATCGGCATAGTTCCGCAGGATACCGTGCTTTTCAACGACAGCATCGGTTACAATATCGGCTATGGCCGCGAGGGTGCCGACCAGCGCGATATCGAGGATGCAGCTCGCGGTGCCCAGATCCACCATTTCATCGCCGCCCAGCCGCGCCAATATGAAACGCAGGTGGGCGAACGTGGACTGAAATTGTCTGGCGGTGAGAAACAGCGCGTGGCGATTGCCCGAACGCTCGTCAAAAATCCGCCCATATTGATCCTCGACGAAGCGACAAGCGCCCTCGACAGCCGGACTGAGGCAGAGATACTCGACACACTTGATGCCGTAGCAAAGGCACGCACCACGATCGTTATCGCGCACCGGCTTTCGACCGTGGTCGATGCAGACGAGATTGTCGTGCTCGACGCAGGGCGAATTGCCGAACGCGGGACCCATGCCGATCTGCTGGCAAGCAACGGGCTTTATGCCGAAATGTGGACGCGCCAACAGGCCGAGAAAGAAGCGGAACCTGAAGCCGCCGCATAA